tgtagaaaaattatttcttgaaacacacaaaaaagagagCAAGCCTTTTATGAGAATACATTACATATAGTCTATGTATTAAAAGTCATGgtattaatataatttttgaattatttgcATGACATCAAAGTTGATTCAAAATGTAATTGGAAAATTAGTAATCTTATATTAATAGAAATGATTAAGCCTTATTGTGTTTTCCATTAATGAGAAGCTACACATTGTTAACTATCTGCCCATAACTCACTTTGAAATAAGATATCAGTATATAGGAGTAATATGAAATATAATGATCACAATATGCTTCAATTACTCCATGTAAAATAATTGAATGATCACAGCAAAGTGGAAAAAACCTTAGTATTTAAAgacaataaaaatcatttaagttGGTTATGTTTTTATAGCACATGGATATGATGATATCTAAATGTTTAATTCAAACTCaaggtttttttaaaactatgaaatTAAAATCTAGCACCAGACATAAATATGATTTATGCAAAAGTTTTCATTTCTATAATCATTAAAATGACAGGTTAGTTTTACAAATCTTTCTatgtgaaattattattttacctAATTGTTACATGAGATTAAAAGTATATTTAGAGCATATTGTTAAACACTGTGTCTACTtactcttcatactatttgctgtaGTAAGTCAAAATTTATGGGGATTTTGGTGTACACTGTGCATCAGTGACTGGTGGAATTTGTCATTCCTTTTGAAAAACCAACTGCATTTCTAACAAATAGGAGGAAAGGACATCAAGTGTGATTTAGTTCCTAAGAGACAATTTTACAAATGCTTTCTCCAAGTGTGATGCTTCTTTTCAGTAACAATATCTAGTACAAGGAAGAGAAAAGTATTTTTATCCTCTACTTTGTCCTATATCAAAGAGGTTAATGAATATGGATGAATTCACTTTGCTATGGTGTTTGATAACTTATTTCTAATACCATgtagtatttataatttttttcatttttgaaatatttattaatggAAACTTTTAAAGAATATCTTAAAAATTTGAGATATATTTTCAACATTATTGTGCATATGTTGATAGACAGCTCCACTTTAgcttaaataatttctttaattgcCTGTGACAAAATTGGTAAGTGCATATAATCCCAAATTCCTCTTTAAAGTACATAACAATATTTCAAAGAATGCTTTATAAAATAGTATCTTAAGGTAAATAAATCTCAGTGTCTTAAAATTATCAATAAGCAATTCTCTTTGAATTTGTCTTGAAAAATTTTGTTGTACTTACATTTTCCAACATGCATATTTTTATGTATGAAGACTATTGCTGATAACAACAAGGTACTGTAGCATATTTGATCTAACCAAGTGTCAGACAATATAATCAGAATTTTACTCATGTTCGGAGATTAAAAACTCCAAATCATGAATATCTTTATTAGGAAataatatgtgcttattttcttaGAAGTGCTTCTGTTCTTTGAGCCTGTCAGCCTAAAGTAAAATCACAATCTACTTCTTCTGAATACTATTTGAAGGAGAATAAATACAGGAAATGGACACTAAGCTAAGACTAAGTTTTATTTGACATGAATCTAAAATCTGTAAATTACAATATAGTTGTATGTTGTGACTTTGTAGTAAACATATGGTTTTGATTTTACTCAGATTCTGAAGAGGAAATGAAAGCATTAGAAGCAGATTTATTGACCAATATGCATACATCAAAggtaactttttctttcttctaaccTAAGGTTGAAGAACATTTGAACTTTCATTATAAACATGGTGTCCTTTCCTTACAGTAATAATTTCCCATCAAGACTGAAGGGTTCCTTGGGAGTCATTTCCCTTTTTGGACaactttttaaattctcaaaAGTTAAGGTGTGGATGTGACAGGGAAAGAAGCTATAGTGACTTTTAATAACCATATTTCAACTTTAATGAAgtaaacatttataatttatatagacatataaatgtatttaaagatATTTGTTTGCATTCCTATTACATTGTGTATGATAAAAGGGATATTGACCTTGAGttaaatacaaaaatggaaactaaatgaatgttttgccttttttcattatgttaggaaaaacaaaatgggtttcctaaattaaaaatgaaagctcATGACTACCCGAGAAGCAAATGTGGTAGACAGGAAAGGGCGAAAGATGAGAACAGTAGTATTGAGCTCTAATCCTCAAACTGACAACTATTTGGTCTCAAGCAATTGGGTTAGTTAACATTActtattttgtttccttatttttaaatgcaatggTTGTAGTTCATGATATCCTAGAAATTTACAGGTCCATaagggttttaaaaaatgttaactttACTTTTTATTGCATGTCAGTATTTAAATTCTTCCTATTTTCATCTGTACCTACTTAGTACATTTATGAAACTAAATGCAACTTTGTCTCATGAACCTGATGAATCCTCTCCAAGAATTCTGAAGCCAACTTTTCTGGTTCCCAACCTATACTTAGCAGAAAATCTCCCTTGGAATATGATACCATATAGTATTGATTTACTTGGAGTGAGTCAGTGTGTATCTTAATGTATGGTCAGGACACAGCTTCTCAACAAAAAGATGTTTCtcaaggaaaaacaaattttgCAGTGTGGGAGTTGAGTGGCGCAATCATTGTTACAGCACTGCTGTGCCAAGGGTGAAGACTCAGCAGATGCTGAGGTGGAAACGTATGTGCTCACAACTCCTGCCTTATCCTGAAACAAGATTCCAATCTAAATGTTAGAATCTCAGTTTCTCTTCCCTAATGGGGTCATCTTGTTCTAGGCACAACAATCCTTGATATACAAGTAAGACTGAGTTTTGTTTAATAGTAAATATGGAGGAAAAACTAACCCTTTTTGTGTGCAAGaactttttctgtgtgtgtaaaaAGCAACAGTTTTGACAGTGTAGGGCACTGTTATCATAAAGCTAACAGAGACAGGTTCTACAAGGGTCCTTGAAAGACACTTGGGAAAATTTAAGAACACACAGATTTTCATCATGGCCATATTTAGAAAAATCGATCTAATTGAAACCAAATACTACCATAATTTGGTAGATCTCATATCAGGGgtgataaaatttaatttctcatTGAAACAgtgtacaaatatattttaacttaTGATAAGAGATCCTTAGCTTTGCACTCAGAACAGCAATGGCTACACTTTTTTCAgtccaaaaaatgaaaacaatcaagTTCATGGTCTTGGTTAGAAAATAGGTGAGAATAGAAAGCCTTGGTGTCTTGATATAGACTCCATTTCTGAAATTATAAGTGTACATTGGCATATAAAAGTTctaaataatcttgaaaatagGATATAGATTGAAGAATGCTAGATGTTTTGAAAACATGTGAAAATGGAGGGTTTTAATTTCTTCCATGAGCAAGATGTTGCACAGAAAGAAAATTGATTCTACTATATagagtggttttgtttttctctataaataaatacactgtATGAGTATTAACAGAATAGAATTTTTTTTGGCTTCATCTGATCTCTAAAGcagattaaagaaaataattaaattccaTTGTCACCTTTGAGATAGTAAGATATGACGTATGATAAGTAGGTATCCTGAAGTACTATTATTCCAATTTTGCTGCAAGGATGAACAAAAACtttcttcctgatttttaaaacaaaatcattttcttatttatttgttattcaaTAATTTTTGCTATATTCACAGTTTTACACAAATGAAATCTCTAGAGTTGGGACTATTTTAGCCAAATTTACTACATTAAAATTTTACTAGCAATAATATATTGTACCGTTTTCTTAAAATGGAAGCCAAGAGAAAGAATTTAAGTGTTTTCCCCACAAAGTAATAATACAAAATTGAAGGGATACAtgtgtttaccctgatttgaacatgaTATGGGATAtaaatgtattgaaacatcacacaaTACCTATAAATATGCACAAGGGttatatatcatttaaaattttaattgagatATTTGACGTTAGTGTGAGGAAAATTCCATTATTAAAAGCTTCAAAAGTTTtaactttcttcttttaattttataagtaGAATATCTGAGTgattacattttgaaaataaaactgttttgagAGTGAAATATTGTTATTGAAATATGGGCttttcctccacctgtggcactggtaccctgggttctagtcccggtcggggcgccggattctgtcccggttgcccctcttccagtccagctctctgctgtggcccaggagtgcagtggaggatggcccaagtgcttgggccctgcaccccatgggagaccaggagaagcacctggctcctggcttcggatccgccagcgcgctggctgtagtggccatttggggggtgaaccaatggaaggaagacctttctctctgtctctctctcactgtctaactctgcctgtcaaaaaaaaaaaaaaaaaatgaaatgattggCTCATTTTCTCACCTATGAACAAGCATCTCATACTTGTGTTCACAGATACTTAAACCAGGCTTTCAAAGGTCAAATTAGTTTAGGGAACATTGAACGCTCTATCTGGCACTACTGAAAAGTCACAGTGAATATCTGGTTTGCAAAAAGCTCAGAGACACTTAAAATTCAGgaaaacttttgatttttttcaaattcattttccaCTTTACTCAACAGTGGAACTCTTTCtcttctttaccttttttttttttttttttttttttttttttgtcagtgagTGCAGAACTAATGTTCTAGGAACAAATTTTGGAAAACACAAGACAATATCTGTAAAGAGTTTTCCAAAGGTAAATTTATAGTATCCTCTGAAGTGTAACATTATAAGGTGTTGCTGTCACAAAATGGGAGCATATTGTCTTTAAAATATACTCCAATAACAGAAAAAGTTAAACAATGCTGGATAACCATATTCAAGGGTATAGTAGAAAGGATTTCCGAGCCAACTGAAAATATTATagtgaatatttttatgttaGCAGCTTAGTTTCTTTAGGGTGACATATTCATCAAACGTTATGAACATTTACAATTTTTACATGTGTTGCCAAAAacaacttcctttttcttttaaagattgattgattgatttgagggtcagagctacagagagggatagacagagagagagagagatcgtccatcttctggttcactcctatcTGCAGCTATCAGGGCTAGgcaaggcccaagccaggagccagggcctccttcagtttcccacagaggtggcaagggcccaaacacttggtctatcttctgctgctttccccaggccattaacagagagctggatcagaagcggagcagcctggacacaaagtGCAGCACCACAGGCTGCGGTTTTTTATCAGCTAtctcacaatgccggccccaaaaacAGATTTCAAGAAGTTAAACCTAACCCTGAACCACAGATGTTTAGGATTGGAGTGCCTTGTTCCCCATGTCATTGTTACAATTGAATGTCGTACATATAAAGTCTTCAAATCTGATGGTAACCAGACTGAAAATTACTCCACATATTTCTCTTACATGTTTGCTTTGAAGGAGTGATTCCATAATTTTTCTGCTTCTGTTACTAAtgcaatattttcaatttttaaagtatttttttgaaTTGGGGTAGTTACTCACttctttttgaaatcttttttaaatatttatttgtatttatttgaaagaattacaaagaggagagacagacacacacacacacacattgagagagagagagagagagagagagagagagaagtcttccattgctggttcactccccagttggccacaagatccggagctgcgccagtccgaagccaggagccaggagcttcctccattctcccatgtgggtgcaggggcccaaggacttgggccatcttccgctgctttcccaggtgcattagcagggagctagatcagaagtagagcagccaggactcaacttgggacccatatgggatgcctgtgctgcaagtctgggctttaatctgctgtaccacagcactggcccctctttttgaAATCTTAATAGTTGTGTTAAGGATACTAAAATTTTGTGCCAGTTTTTTCTACATAGATTGATTTTGATTGAGTTCAGGATGCTGTATGTTTCCATAGAGATATTGGTGATTTAcacatttctgtatttaaaatcatCTTTGTCTTTATGGAAATTGATTTAGAATCTGCTAAGGTTATCACTCCTGGCTTGTAAAATAAATTGTCCTACATTTTCACAgtagtttattttattcatattaatcTATCTGGATATTGCTTGAAAATAACACATCAAAAAAGTTCTAACTAGGGACTGGCTTTAcatcacagtgggttaagccactgctggcgaTACTGatgtcctatattggagtgccaattaaagtcctggctactcaagtTCTGATCCAGATacgtgctaatgtgccttggaaggcagaagaaaatggcccaagtacttgggccctaccacgcacatgagagatctgggtggagttcctgactcctggcttcggccattcCCAGCCCTGTCtttgggtatttgaggagtgaaccaacagatggaagttctgtctcgctctctccctctctgttatgtTGCTTTTGAAAAAACAGACAtataataagtctttttaaaaggttataaTCATATCTGCATGTAAATATCTCCATAGATAACTGTCCCAAAATATTTGAGATGCAACCTTTGCTGTATACAACACACAAACATGCACTTGGGTCCGTTCTGGAACATTATATTCTCTTCCTTTAGATTTTGTGTTTATCCCTGCACTATTAATTCACCcctttgattactgtagctttcaaatgcattttaacATTTAGTAGAATAAGCCTTTCCTTGACACCATTTTTCTACATCTTCTTGGTTGTTCTCACTCGGTCAAACCTTTATAATTATTCTGCCAAATCCCATTCTGCAACTTCCAGGATCCCTGTGTTTTCCACACTGGAACACTGATTTACAATTACATTGTATTTGGAGAGTAGTTCAGAAAAAATATAGCttgatattattataattaagCCTGTCCATAATGCCCTTGTGTTcatttaaatctcttttttagtctttgagaaaaaataatatttgtgcCCTTTGAATTTTTTGCTCATTTTGAGTATTTCACTGCTAGGGGATTTCCTACTCCTTGTTTTCTTATTGGTTATTGTTGATATGGAGGAACATTGTTGATCATGGTTAATTATGGTTTTTAACAAGACCTTATTagaggggcccagcactgtggcacagcaggttaaagccctggtctgctgcatgggcatcccttatgggctatggcctgggaaatcagtagaagatggcccctgcacccacatgggagacccagaggaagctcctgactcctgccttccaataggcgcagctccgaccattgtagccatctgcagagtgaaccaatggatggaagaactttctttctgtttctgactctgactctctgtaactctgttttacaaataaataaaataaatctaaacaaaggccttattagaaaataaattccatgaaatattataattataattcacAAATAAATTGGTCAGCTCTAATGCTTGCATGACAGGTATTAATGTGAGGAATATGTTAACAGCCTCACACTATTGTAATTGTCCAAGTCTATTAATATCATTTTAGTTCTTGCTGCATTAGGCACTAAGCTGGAACATAATGAAaagcaaattatattttttgaattttagttttttcatCTCTGACATGTGTAGACATATATATGTCTACTGGCCACCATCTATAATATCTTACTTTCATATATAATTgttgtgtatatgcatgtatgtatgtgtgtgtatgtgtgtctaacTCTATTATGTATTCTATTATCCAGAGAATGCCAAGAATTTAACTTATGACATGAAGTTATTATATCAGCAATACTATATTTATTAGGCTAGAGTAACAATTAAACTCCAAAATGCCATGAATTAacttaatagaaatttatttcttactcaTATTCCACAAGTTTTATTTCAAATAGTTGTTTTGCCTTCTGTATTTCAGATCACTAAAGCAAGTGTTCCTTCTTGGAAAATGACCCTGCTCAATGTTTGCAGTTTTGTGAATAACCTGAACAGCCAAGCTGAAGAAACAGGAGAGGTTCGTGAAGAGGAGCTTGTTACAAGAAGGAGATTCCCTACCACTTTAGATGGCTTTAGCTTGGAAGCAATGCTGACAATATACCAGCTCCAAAAAATCTGCCACAGCAGAGCCTTTCAACACTGGgaggtaaaacaaaaacaaaatatgaatataattatATGTAAACTAGTTAGCTCtcatttgtattgattttttatcCCAATCATATCATAACAGGAAGAATCACGAATATTAAAGAATAAACCATGTGCTGAGATCAATATTCCTCCAAATCTTCAAAGAGTTCTTACAATATTTGgagtttagaaaaaatattttatcttaaatcttaaaaagggatAGATTTTAAGGCAGATTTGATCCATATGCTTTATTATGCTTAAGTGGATGACATGTTTTGGCAATTTTTGATGTTGGTGGTGGTTGTGGCATGTCTAAGAAATTTAAGGAATTCAAAACGTTTTCTTAGAAACACAAAGTCATGTGTTTACTTATCTACAAACAAATGCAAGATGCAAAGTGTTCCAAATAAAACCAGAATAAacacaaaagattttatttgcatttgaatatattatgcaaataaaatacacatatacatatgcatacaatcatttatataaaacatatgATAGGGAGATATAtccctttcatttcattttttaaatttatgcaaataaaatacacatatacCTATGCAtacattcatttatataaaacatataagaTAGGGAGATATATAcctttcattacattttttaaatttaatttgtatttaaatacattatgcaaataaaatctttttgtaatttgtaaaatatatatgatatatatttttatcattccaCTTTTATCCAGAACTCTTTGATTTGTGtttgtttataaagaaaaatacatgactctgtgcatgtgtttgtagtcctattttaaatgtttgtgaATTTCAGGCATTCTTAGCAGCTAAACTAGGTTCACTATAGCCACGACAGCTAAGTTTCATCATACAGAACTACAATGAGAAACTGGGTGAATAAGTTGTATTAAGTACTATGCTGGTACTCACCACATTTTATTTGAGAACGTGTGTTTGGAAAATTTCAAGAATCTTTGGTGAAATTTGACTTGCAGTtagtgttatatcttaatgttagccgtcgcaaagcacaccggataccggagtaagggaaagggtttattggggaacaccctacagaccggagtgaaggggcggcgaaggaaaaagggagaaggagactataaaagagagagacagagaggaggagacgagacaagagagtgcaggagagaagggccaagagccaagagcccagaggaggaggctagagagaggaacagagagacagcaggagagaaggggcaagagagcacgtgtgcaggaacaggcccttttaaaactttgcctgagggcgggcagggaagcaggagcagcgaatctcattaggatgggggtggagccttgctcaggtagctgggccatgcggccacctggctacaactgtgccagtttcctaacagttaGTTGATGTATGTCCAGAGCCAGTCATCTAGAACTAGGTTGTCTGAAAACAATGAACAGTTCTTCCATGGGTTCACATAATGTAAATGTGCAGAACCAAATATATGAGTAAATGCGATAAGAAATTAATTAACTAGAATATTCTACGCCTACCCTGAAGAATATCctgttagtgaaaaaaaaaaaaaagcaggttcTGTAAGAAGGTAAATATAATGTTTATTCATTACAGAATAAGAGTGACTTACACGGAGACTCAACACCAAAGATTTTTGATGAATATTGGGAAGTGTTCCAAATTAGTCACATTCTAGTGAGAATTTATGCATTTCATGCgagtaaattttcttttattgcaACACATTAAACTTACTGGCCCAAAAAGGTTTTTTTGGTAAGCAGGGATACATTTCTCAAGTTGTAAATTCTTGATTTTGAATAGGAGTGGTTACAAACATCTTCAAGAAGGGTACTACTTCAGTAAAGAGGGCTACTGATCAATTCAAAGAAGGACATTTCTTGGACAAGATAAGGAATGTAGAGATAAAGAACAAAGGATTATGCAAGGTTGCCCCACTTTGTTAATGCAAAATAGACCCATTGTGCACATCACCCAAGTTAAACTGATCTGGCAGATAAGACTTATCTCTCTGGACACTAGGACAGGTTTCAGAAAGTGTTGCCCTTGAATGCTTTATAGGTATTTTAAGGGCAATTTGCTTTCAATCTCCAGCCATCAGAgttatctatatttttatttctgccttgtaagtgtttagatttttaaaataatttattttgtttaaggaatacaacttcattcatttaatatatacagatttgggaacaagATGCTTCCCCCTgtaccttcctcccacccataccccaaccattcttcctcctccttcttcccttgccattcttatttttcacagtgatcaattttcagtttatttttatactcataagattagtcCTACACCAGGTAGAGAGTTCACCTTGGTTATCTATATCTTGTGATTTCCAATTAAGTATCTGACAGTTTCAACAGTTTTCATCCTTATACACTCAAATGTGTTCCATTCCTGAGATACTAGttctaatttcattctcttttctcctactaaaGACATAATTGAGCATGGCATTGTTAAAGGCATACTTTTAAATATGTTATAgcttacctttaaaataaattattttcaaaattaatagcTTAAAGATTATTCAAAATAAAGCACTACAATTTACTGCAGTAATTGATATATGTTGCTGTAAAAGATAAGCTAGACTATTGGAAAGATATGAAAAAAAGATGAGTctaaaaaaatgctttaatagaaaatagaaatttaaattttcccCCAAGGGGAAACACTTCTTTTAGATCAACCTAAAAGAaaaatttgcttaatgtttttgtATTCTGAATTTATACCAACACAAGATTTGAGGGTGACATGCTTGCTGGTATAATGAACTTACTCCTGACTACCACAGATATCCTGTGGAAAAGATGAAATGCAAGCAAAACTTCTAGTGTTTATTCTAGATGGCAAGCAAAAAGATGTTTTCCAGATGAAAAACCAAAAAGGCCagttttaattttacttgctGTGCTAGTCATCCTTTAATTTCAATTCCAGTTAAATGGTTTaatcttaaaatattgtttaggccaataaaacataaataataccAATTTTGACATAGGGAAATGTTAATTATGTGCgatttatccaaaagaaaaagACTCTCAATACACTCTTATGAAGACGAATCAAGTGAACATAAGATTGGAACTTTTTCTATTCTGAATGTTATtgagtgatttaaaaataaaacgaTAATATTATTCTGAGCATAGAGCATAGTACAAGTAATTACAGACTATGCACAGAGGAACTAAAGATTAAGAAATGAGATTGTCTGACAgtagctgtttttctttctctgaaattgAATAGCTGTGGGCTAAAATAAAGTACTGTTGTCAGGATTGTATGCACATGCATTATAATTTAAATGCCAATATTAGTTGTAGTGACCCCAAGGCTTAGAAGGCAATCACACTCCAAAGagattttaatcatttaaacATAGCTTTCATATATGTCGATTTCTACAATGAATGAGTAGGTTAAGAAGAGCAAGAATTCTTTAAGATTGAAAATAAATCCAAGTCAAGTCAGTATTTGACTTACTTGTATGCAAAATCCTGTTACTTTTACAGCCAAACTTGATTTACTAGATTCAAAACTGTGTTtgttgtgatatatatatatatacacacatacacacacacatatatataaatatatagttcTTACCATTTTGTTCTCTCCATCATAAACTCAAGGATGAAAAATACTGAGATGTCTTTTGGTGTGTCCTTTCAATTGGAGGGATTAGTGTTATGTTCTCAAATATATGTAAGTTTCTTGAAAAGAGTTAGCTTGGTGAACTAGGAAGAACCCTGAATAGAGAACTCGAAAGACCAGATTCTGATCTTATCACAGTTATCAAGTTCTTTGTAAAACTTAAGAACTGTTCCTTGGCAAAACAATTTCTTTGAACCTCATGTACCTTATCCATATGTACCTTGCCACCTAAATAGCAATGTGATTTAATGTAGGAAAATCCttacaatgaaa
The window above is part of the Oryctolagus cuniculus chromosome 11, mOryCun1.1, whole genome shotgun sequence genome. Proteins encoded here:
- the NTS gene encoding neurotensin/neuromedin N, whose translation is MKAAMKIQLVCVMLLAFSSWSLCSDSEEEMKALEADLLTNMHTSKITKASVPSWKMTLLNVCSFVNNLNSQAEETGEVREEELVTRRRFPTTLDGFSLEAMLTIYQLQKICHSRAFQHWELIQEDILDNGNDKNEKEEVIKRKIPYILKRQLYENKPRRPYILKRGSYYY